In Anolis carolinensis isolate JA03-04 unplaced genomic scaffold, rAnoCar3.1.pri scaffold_15, whole genome shotgun sequence, the DNA window gctgccatGCTGAACTGGTATTCccagtggccctcaatgaaaacagGCATGGTTTCGGGTCAGGAAATTTCTCTTTGCTTGTAAAACTactcttgaaaacatgccaatgtgagtagatcaatagatactgctccggcgggacggtaacagtgctccatgcagtcatgccagtggctacatgaccttagaggtgtctacggacaatgctggctctgaaaagtattttttatgagaaaactacaagtcccagctccttgaaattttgtcacgatccgcccacgggccacgggactactcgtaccacgtttcggattttttcgaccaccggccgagattttgcgaattttttaatttattttttgaaaaggttttttacgggaaaactacaagtcccagctcctttaaattttgtcacgatctggccacgggccacgggaccactcgtaccacgtttcggatttttccgaccaccggccgagattttgcgaattttttaatttatttttggaaatgtattttttacgagaaaactacaagtcccagctccttgaaattttgtcaccatccgcccacgggccacgggactactcgtaccacgtttcggattttttcgaccaccggccgagattttgcgaattttttaatttattttttgaaatgtattttttacgagaaaactacaagtcccagctccttgaaattttgtcacgatccgcccacgggccacgggactactcgtaccacgtttcggattttttcgaccaccggccgagattttgcgaattttttaatttattttttgaaaagtattttttacgagaaaactacaagtcccagctccttgaaattttgtcaccatccgcccacgggccacgggaacactcgtaccacgtttcggattttttcgaccaccggccgagattttgcgaattttttaatttattttttgaaaagtattttttacgagaaaactacaagtcccagctccttgaaattttgtcaccatccgcccacgggccacgggaacactcgtaccacgtttcggattttttcgaccaccggccgagattttgcgaattttttaatttattttttgaaaagtattttttacgagaaaactacaagtcccagctccttgaaattttgtcacgatccgcccacgggccacgggaacactcgtaccacgtttcggattttttcgaccaccggccgagattttgcgaattttttaatttattttttgaaatgtattttttacgagaaaactacaagtcccagctccttgaaactttttcaccatccgcccacgggccacgggactactcgtaccatgtttcggattttttcgaccaccggccgagattttgcgaattttttaatttattttttgaaaagtattttttacgagaaaactacaagtcccagctccttgaaattttgtcaccatccgcccacgggccacgggaacactcgtaccacgtttcggattttttcgaccaccggcagagattttgcgaattttttaatttattttttgaaaagtattttttacgagaaaactacaagtcccagctccttgaaattttgtcacgatccgcccacgggccacgggaacactcgtaccacgtttcggattttttcgaccaccggccgagattttgcgaattttttaatttattttttgaaatgtattttttacgagaaaactacaagtcccagctccttgaaattttgtcaccatccgcccacgggccacgggactactcgtaccacgtttcggattttttcgaccaccggccgagatttggcgaattttttaatttattttttgaaatgtattttttacgagaaaactacaagtcccagctccttgaaattttgtcaccatccgcccacgggccacgggactactcgtaccacgtttcggattttttcgaccaccggccgagatttggcgaattttttaatttattttttgaaatgtattttttacgagaaaactacaagtcccagctccttgaaattttgtcaccatccgcccacgggccacgggactactcgtaccacgtttcggattttttcgaccaccggccgagattttgcgaattttttaatttattttttgaaaagtattttttacgagaaaactacaagtcccagctccttgaaattttgtcaccatccgcccacgggccacgggactactcgtaccacgtttcggattttttcgaccaccggccgagattttgcgaattttttaatttattttttgaaatgtattttttacgagaaaactacaagtcccagctccttgaaattttgtcaccatccgcccaagggccacgggaacactcgtaccacgtttcggattttttcgaccaccggccgagattttgcgaattttttaatttattttttgaaatgtattttttacgagaaaactacaagtcccagctccttgaaattttgtcaccatccgcccacgggccacgggactactcgtaccacgtttcggattttttcgaccaccggccgagattttgcgaattttttaatttattttttgaaaagtatttttacgagaaaactacaagtcccagctccttgaaattttgtcacgatccgcccacgggccacgggactactcgtaccacgtttcggattttttcgaccaccggcggagattttgcgaattttttaatttattttttgaaaagtattttttacgagaaaactacaagtcccagctccttgaaattttgtcaccatccgcccacgggccacgggactactcgtaccacgtttcggattttttcgaccaccggccgagattttgcgaattttttaatttattttttgaaaagtattttttacgagaaaactacaagtcccagctccttgaaattttgtcaccatccgcccacgggccacgggactactcgtaccacgtttcggattttttcgaccaccggccgagattttgcgaattttttaatttattttttgaaatgtattttttacgagaaaactacaagtcccagctccttgaaattttgtcaccatccgcccacgggccacgggactactcgtaccacgtttcggattttttcgaccaccggccgagattttgcgaattttttaatttattttttgaaatgtattttttacgagaaaactacaagtcccagctccttgaaattttgtcaccatccgcccacgggccacgggactactcgtaccacgtttcggattttttcgaccaccggccgagattttgcgaattttttaatttattttttgaaatgtattttttacgagaaaactacaagtcccagctccttgaaattttgtcaccatccgcccacgggccacgggactactcgtaccacgttttggattttttcgaccaccggccgagattttgcgaattttttaatttattttttgaaatgtattttttacgagaaaactacaagtcccagctccttgaaattttgtcacgatccgcccacgggccacgggactactcgtaccacgtttcggattttttcgaccaccggccgagattttgcgaattttttaatttattttttgaaaagtattttttacgagaaaactacaagtcccagctccttgaaattttgtcacgatccgcccacgggccacgggaacactcgtaccacgtttcggattttttcgaccaccggccgagattttgcgaattttttaatttattttttgaaatgtattttttacgagaaaactacaagtcccagctccttgaaattttgtcaccatccgcccacgggccacgggaacactcgtaccacgtttcggattttttcgaccaccggccgagattttgcgaattttttaatttattttttgaaatgtattttttacgagaaaactactagtcccagctccttgaaattttgtcacgatccgcccacgggccacgggaacactcgtaccacgtttcggattttttcgaccaccggccgagattttgcgaattttttaatttattttttgaaaagtattttttacgagaaaactacaagtcccagctccttgaaattttgtcaccatccgcccacgggccacgggaacactcgtaccacgtttcggattttttcgaccaccggccgagattttgcgaattttttaatttattttttgaaatgtattttttacgagaaaactacaagtcccagctccttgaaattttgtcaccatccgcccacgggccacgggaacactcgtaccacgtttcggattttttcgaccaccggccgagattttgcgaattttttaatttattttttgaaatgtattttttacgagaaaactacaagtcccagctccttgaaattttgtcacgatccgcccacgggccacgggaacactcgtaccacgtttcggattttttcgaccaccggccgagattttgcgaattttttaatttattttttgaaatgtattttttacgagaaaactacaagtcccagctccttgaaattttgtcaccatccgcccacgggccacgggaacactcgtaccacgtttcggattttttcgaccaccgtccgagattttgcgaattttttaatttattttttgaaatgtattttttacgagaaaactacaagtcccagctccttgaaattttgtcaccatccgcccacgggccacgggactactcgtaccacgtttcggattttttcgaccaccggccgagattttgcgaattttttaatttattttttgaaatgtattttttacgagaaaactacaagtcccagctccttgaaattttgtcacgatccgcccacgggccacgggactactcgtaccacgtttcggattttttcgaccaccggccgagattttgcgaattttttaatttattttttgaaatgtattttttacgagaaaactacaagtcccagctccttgaaacgttttcaccatccgcccacgggccacgggactactcgtaccacgtttcggattttttcgaccaccggccgagattttgcgaattttttaatttattttttgaaatgtattttttacgagaaaactacaagtcccagctccttgaaattttgtcaccatccgcccacgggccacgggactactcgtaccacgtttcggattttttcgaccaccggccgagattttgcgaattttttaatttattttttgaaatgtattttttacgagaaaactacaagtcccagctccttgaaattttgtcaccatccgcccacgggccacgggactactcgtaccacgtttcggattttttcgaccaccggccgagattttgcgaattttttaatttattttttgaaatgtattttttacgagaaaactacaagtcccagctccttgaaattttgtcaccatccgcccacgggccacgggactactcgtaccacgtttcggattttttcgaccaccggccgagattttgcgaattttttaatttattttttgaaaatttttttttacgagaaaactacaagtcccagctccttgaaattttgtcaccatccgcccacgggccacgggacgactcgtaccacgtttcggattttttcgaccaccggccgagattttgcgaattttttaatttattttttgaaatgtattttttacgagaaaactacaagtcccagctccttgaaattttgtcaccatccgcccacgggccacgggactactcgtaccacgttttggattttttcgaccaccggccgagattttgcgaattttttaatttattttttgaaatgtattttttacgagaaaactacaagtcccagctccttgaaattttgtcacgatccgcccacgggccacgggactactcgtaccacgtttcggattttttcgaccaccggccgagattttgcgaattttttaatttattttttgaaaagtattttttacgagaaaactacaagtcccagctccttgaaattttgtcaccatccgcccacgggccacgggaacactcgtaccacgtttcggattttttcgaccaccggccgagattttgcgaattttttaatttattttttgaaatgtattttttacgagaaaactacaagtcccagctccttgaaattttgtcaccatccgcccacgggccacgggaacactcgtaccacgtttcggattttttcgaccaccggccgagattttgcgaattttttaatttattttttgaaaagtattttttacgagaaaactacaagtcccagctccttgaaattttgtcacgatccgcccacgggccacgggaacactcgtaccacgtttcggattttttcgaccaccggccgagattttgcgaattttttaatttattttttgaaatgtattttttacgagaaaactacaagtcccagctccttgaaactttttcaccatccgcccacgggccacgggactactcgtaccacgtttcggattttttcgaccaccggccgagattttgcgaattttttaatttattttttgaaaagtattttttacgagaaaactacaagtcccagctccttgaaattttgtcaccatccgcccacgggccacgggaacactcgtaccacgtttcggattttttcgaccaccggccgagattttgcgaattttttaatttattttttgaaaagtattttttacgagaaaactacaagtcccagctccttgaaattttgtcaccatccgcccacgggccacgggaacactcgtaccacgtttcggattttttcgaccaccggccgagattttgcgaattttttaatttattttttgaaatgtattttttacgagaaaactacaagtcccagctccttgaaactttttcaccatccgcccacgggccacgggactactcgtaccacgtttcggattttttcgaccatcggccgagattttgcgaattttttaatttattttttgaaatgtattttttacgagaaaactacaagtcccagctccttgaaattttgtcacgatccgcccacgggccacgggactactcgtaccacgtttcggattttttcgaccaccggccgagatttggcgaattttttaatttattttttgaaatgtattttttacgagaaaactacaagtcccagctccttgaaattttgtcaccatccgcccacgggccacgggactactcgtaccacgtttcggattttttcgaccaccggccgagattttgcgaattttttaatttattttttgaaaagtattttttacgagaaaactacaagtcccagctccttgaaattttgtcaccatccgcccacgggccacgggactactcgtaccacgtttcggattttttcgaccaccggccgagattttgcgaatttttaaatttattttttgaaaagtattttttacgagaaaactacaagtcccagctccttgaaattttgtcaccatccgcccacgggccacgggactactcgtaccacgtttcggattttttcgaccaccggcggagattttgcgaattttttaatttattttttgaaaagtattttttacgagaaaactacaagtcccagctccttgaaattttgtcaccatccgcccaagggccacgggaacactcgtaccacgtttcggattttttcgaccaccggccgagattttgcgaattttttaatttattttttgaaatgtattttttacgagaaaactacaagtcccagctccttgaaattttgtcaccatccgcccacgggccacgggactactcgtaccacgtttcggattttttcgaccaccggccgagattttgcgaattttttaatttattttttgaaaagtatttttacgagaaaactacaagtcccagctccttgaaattttgtcacgatccgcccacgggccacgggactactcgtaccacgtttcggattttttcgaccaccggcggagattttgcgaattttttaatttattttttgaaaagtattttttacgagaaaactacaagtcccagctccttgaaattttgtcaccatccgcccacgggccacgggaacactcgtaccacgtttcggattttttcgaccaccggccgagattttgcgaattttttaatttattttttgaaaagtattttttacgagaaaactacaagtcccagctccttgaaattttgtcaccatccgcccacgggccacgggactactcgtaccacgtttcggattttttcgaccaccggccgagatttggcgaattttttaatttattttttgaaatgtattttttacgagaaaactacaagtcccagctccttgaaattttgtcaccatccgcccacgggccacgggactactcgtaccacgtttcggattttttcgaccaccggccgagatttggcgaattttttaatttattttttgaaatgtattttttacgagaaaactacaagtcccagctccttgaaattttgtcaccatccgcccacgggccacgggacgactcgtaccacgtttcggattttttcgaccaccggccgagattttgcgaattttttaatttattttttgaaatgtattttttacgagaaaactacaagtcccagctccttgaaattttgtcaccatccgcccacgggccacgggactactcgtaccacgttttggattttttcgaccaccggccgagattttgcgaattttttaatttattttttgaaatgtattttttacgagaaaactacaagtcccagctccttgaaattttgtcacgatccgcccacgggccacgggactactcgtaccacgtttcggattttttcgaccaccggccgagattttgcgaattttttaatttattttttgaaaagtattttttacgagaaaactacaagtcccagctccttgaaattttgtcacgatccgcccacgggccacgggaacactcgtaccacgtttcggattttttcgaccaccggccgagattttgcgaattttttaatttattttttgaaatgtattttttacgagaaaactactagtcccagctccttgaaattttgtcaccatccgcccacgggccacgggaacactcgtaccacgtttcggattttttcgaccaccggccgagattttgcgaattttttaatttattttttgaaatgtattttttacgagaaaactacaagtcccagctccttgaaattttgtcacgatccgcccacgggccacgggaacactcgtaccacgtttcggattttttcgaccaccggccgagattttgcgaattttttaatttattttttgaaaagtattttttacgagaaaactacaagtcccagctccttgaaattttgtcaccatccgcccacgggccacgggaacactcgtaccacgtttcggattttttcgaccaccgtccgagattttgcgaattttttaatttattttttgaaatgtattttttacgagaaaactacaagtcccagctccttgaaattttgtcaccatccgcccacgggccacgggactactcgtaccacgttttggattttttcgaccaccggccgagattttgcgaattttttaatttattttttgaaatgtattttttacgagaaaactacaagtcccagctccttgaaattttgtcacgatccgcccacgggccacgggactactcgtaccacgtttcggattttttc includes these proteins:
- the LOC134292338 gene encoding uncharacterized protein LOC134292338 isoform X1 codes for the protein MYFLRENYKSQLLEILSPSAHGPRDYSYHVSDFFDHRPRFCEFFNLFFEMYFLRENYKSQLLEILSRSAHGPRDYSYHVSDFFDHRPRFCEFFNLFFEKYFLRENYKSQLLEILSPSAHGPREHSYHVSDFFDHRPRFCEFFNLFFEKYFLRENYKSQLLEILSPSAHGPREHSYHVSDFFDHRPRFCEFFNLFFEKYFLRENYKSQLLEILSRSAHGPREHSYHVSDFFDHRPRFCEFFNLFFEMYFLRENYKSQLLETFSPSAHGPRDYSYHVSDFFDHRPRFCEFFNLFFEKYFLRENYKSQLLEILSPSAHGPREHSYHVSDFFDHRQRFCEFFNLFFEKYFLRENYKSQLLEILSRSAHGPREHSYHVSDFFDHRPRFCEFFNLFFEMYFLRENYKSQLLEILSPSAHGPRDYSYHVSDFFDHRPRFGEFFNLFFEMYFLRENYKSQLLEILSPSAHGPRDYSYHVSDFFDHRPRFGEFFNLFFEMYFLRENYKSQLLEILSPSAHGPRDYSYHVSDFFDHRPRFCEFFNLFFEKYFLRENYKSQLLEILSPSAHGPRDYSYHVSDFFDHRPRFCEFFNLFFEMYFLRENYKSQLLEILSPSAQGPREHSYHVSDFFDHRPRFCEFFNLFFEMYFLRENYKSQLLEILSPSAHGPRDYSYHVSDFFDHRPRFCEFFNLFFEKYFYEKTTSPSSLKFCHDPPTGHGTTRTTFRIFSTTGGDFANFLIYFLKSIFYEKTTSPSSLKFCHHPPTGHGTTRTTFRIFSTTGRDFANFLIYFLKSIFYEKTTSPSSLKFCHHPPTGHGTTRTTFRIFSTTGRDFANFLIYFLKCIFYEKTTSPSSLKFCHHPPTGHGTTRTTFRIFSTTGRDFANFLIYFLKCIFYEKTTSPSSLKFCHHPPTGHGTTRTTFRIFSTTGRDFANFLIYFLKCIFYEKTTSPSSLKFCHHPPTGHGTTRTTFWIFSTTGRDFANFLIYFLKCIFYEKTTSPSSLKFCHDPPTGHGTTRTTFRIFSTTGRDFANFLIYFLKSIFYEKTTSPSSLKFCHDPPTGHGNTRTTFRIFSTTGRDFANFLIYFLKCIFYEKTTSPSSLKFCHHPPTGHGNTRTTFRIFSTTGRDFANFLIYFLKCIFYEKTTSPSSLKFCHDPPTGHGNTRTTFRIFSTTGRDFANFLIYFLKSIFYEKTTSPSSLKFCHHPPTGHGNTRTTFRIFSTTGRDFANFLIYFLKCIFYEKTTSPSSLKFCHHPPTGHGNTRTTFRIFSTTGRDFANFLIYFLKCIFYEKTTSPSSLKFCHDPPTGHGNTRTTFRIFSTTGRDFANFLIYFLKCIFYEKTTSPSSLKFCHHPPTGHGNTRTTFRIFSTTVRDFANFLIYFLKCIFYEKTTSPSSLKFCHHPPTGHGTTRTTFRIFSTTGRDFANFLIYFLKCIFYEKTTSPSSLKFCHDPPTGHGTTRTTFRIFSTTGRDFANFLIYFLKCIFYEKTTSPSSLKRFHHPPTGHGTTRTTFRIFSTTGRDFANFLIYFLKCIFYEKTTSPSSLKFCHHPPTGHGTTRTTFRIFSTTGRDFANFLIYFLKCIFYEKTTSPSSLKFCHHPPTGHGTTRTTFRIFSTTGRDFANFLIYFLKCIFYEKTTSPSSLKFCHHPPTGHGTTRTTFRIFSTTGRDFANFLIYFLKIFFYEKTTSPSSLKFCHHPPTGHGTTRTTFRIFSTTGRDFANFLIYFLKCIFYEKTTSPSSLKFCHHPPTGHGTTRTTFWIFSTTGRDFANFLIYFLKCIFYEKTTSPSSLKFCHDPPTGHGTTRTTFRIFSTTGRDFANFLIYFLKSIFYEKTTSPSSLKFCHHPPTGHGNTRTTFRIFSTTGRDFANFLIYFLKCIFYEKTTSPSSLKFCHHPPTGHGNTRTTFRIFSTTGRDFANFLIYFLKSIFYEKTTSPSSLKFCHDPPTGHGNTRTTFRIFSTTGRDFANFLIYFLKCIFYEKTTSPSSLKLFHHPPTGHGTTRTTFRIFSTTGRDFANFLIYFLKSIFYEKTTSPSSLKFCHHPPTGHGNTRTTFRIFSTTGRDFANFLIYFLKSIFYEKTTSPSSLKFCHHPPTGHGNTRTTFRIFSTTGRDFANFLIYFLKCIFYEKTTSPSSLKLFHHPPTGHGTTRTTFRIFSTIGRDFANFLIYFLKCIFYEKTTSPSSLKFCHDPPTGHGTTRTTFRIFSTTGRDLANFLIYFLKCIFYEKTTSPSSLKFCHHPPTGHGTTRTTFRIFSTTGRDFANFLIYFLKSIFYEKTTSPSSLKFCHHPPTGHGTTRTTFRIFSTTGRDFANF